Proteins co-encoded in one Papaver somniferum cultivar HN1 chromosome 5, ASM357369v1, whole genome shotgun sequence genomic window:
- the LOC113281165 gene encoding transcription factor ICE1-like gives MLSRLNGAAASVWMEDEGGEGEEDSISWTRNVNNSNNLVVLGGGGNSNGIVENCNKQDEMGSLSTFKSMLEDDDTWYINTANQNPNHHHHDFQTHHHQEMAGNFSTSSHHHHHSHNPIASDNLLIHSVDSSSSCSPSSVFNIDPSSFLPPQQQKSSLSSLLNVVCNNNNSFDTTTFDLSSCEPSFLNHHQTTTNITSFNNLVTQNTSSMVDTQFGVGGGGTSFGFNSMSSFNGGFDETPNALFLNSSRSKTLRPLEIFPPVGAQPTLFQKRAALRQNSDKGGGLMNLEMLSSVDNNRGKMSQDNWRKFSNEEEDFDEASIDGSGLNYDTDEAMEGNNNKIGESVKNGGGNNSNANSTVTGGGRGDQKGKKKGLPAKNLMAERRRRKKLNDRLYMLRSVVPKISKMDRASILGDAIEYLKELLQRINDLHNELESTPPGTSLPPSSSFHPLTPTPPTLPCRVKEELSPSSLPSPNSQQPARVEVRVREGRAVNIHMFCSRRPGLLLSTMRALDGLGIDIQQAVISCFNGFALDVFRAEQCKEGLDVPPEEIKAVLLNSAGFHGMI, from the exons ATGTTATCAAGGCTAAATGGAGCTGCTGCTTCTGTATGGATGGAAGATGaaggaggagaaggagaagaagattcAATTTCATGGACAAGAAATGTTAACAACAGCAACAACTTAGTAGTACTAGGAGGAGGAGGAAATAGTAATGGAATAGTAGAGAATTGTAACAAACAAGATGAAATGGGTTCATTATCAACATTCAAATCAATGTTAGAAGATGATGATACTTGGTATATCAACACTGCTAATCAAAACCCAAACCACCATCACCATGATTttcaaactcatcatcatcaagaaATGGCTGGTAATTTCTCTACttcttctcatcatcatcatcattctcataatccaatTGCTTCAGATAATCTGTTAATACACTCAGTtgattcatcttcatcatgttcACCATCCTCAGTTTTCAATATCGACCCATCATCATTCttaccaccacaacaacaaaaatcaagtttatcttcattaCTCAACGTTGtttgcaacaacaacaactcatTTGATACTACTACGTTTGATTTAAGTAGTTGTGAACCATCTTTTCTGAATCATCATCAAACCACCACAAACATAACTAGTTTCAATAACTTAGTCACTCAGAACACTTCATCAATGGTTGATACTCAatttggtgttggtggtggtgggacTAGTTTTGGTTTCAATTCAATGAGTAGTTTTAACGGGGGTTTTGATGAAACTCCTAATGCGTTATTTCTGAATAGTAGTAGGTCCAAGACTTTGAGACCACTTGAGATATTTCCTCCAGTTGGTGCACAACCAACATTGTTTCAAAAGAGAGCTGCACTTAGACAGAATTCAGACAAGGGAGGAGGATTAATGAATTTGGAGATGTTAAGTTCAGTTGATAATAACAGGGGAAAGATGAGCCAAGACAATTGGAGGAAGTTTAGTAACGAAGAGGAGGATTTCGATGAAGCTAGTATTGATGGGTCTGGTTTGAATTATGATACTGATGAAGCTATGGAGGGTAATAACAATAAGATTGGTGAGAGTGTAAAGAATGGTGGGGGGAATAACTCGAATGCAAATAGTACTGTCACCGGTGGTGGCCGTggtgatcagaaagggaaaaagAAGGGACTTCCGGCTAAGAATTTGATGGCCGAAAGACGGCGAAGGAAGAAGCTTAATGATAGGCTTTACATGCTAAGGTCTGTTGTTCCTAAGATTAGCAAG ATGGATAGGGCTTCAATTTTGGGGGATGCAATTGAATACTTGAAGGAGCTTCTCCAAAGGATTAATGACCTTCATAATGAACTAGAGTCGACTCCTCCTGGTACTTCGTTACCACCTTCATCGAGCTTTCACCCTTTGACGCCTACCCCACCTACTCTGCCATGTCGCGTCAAGGAAGAACTCTCCCCGAGCTCATTGCCAAGCCCAAATAGCCAACAACCTGCCAGG GTCGAAGTAAGAGTAAGAGAAGGAAGAGCTGTCAACATACATATGTTTTGCTCTCGGCGACCTGGTCTTTTGCTCTCGACGATGAGGGCTCTAGATGGCCTTGGGATAGACATCCAGCAGGCTGTCATCAGCTGTTTTAATGGGTTTGCACTGGACGTTTTTCGAGCTGAG CAATGCAAGGAAGGGTTGGATGTTCCCCCCGAGGAAATCAAAGCAGTACTCTTAAATTCAGCAGGCTTCCATGGTATGATATAG